A window from Balearica regulorum gibbericeps isolate bBalReg1 chromosome 1, bBalReg1.pri, whole genome shotgun sequence encodes these proteins:
- the KEL gene encoding kell blood group glycoprotein isoform X2, producing MRTLPETCDQELRTGAKKEQCLQGKSLLLCTLLSTLLGFTLLITYIMMTCGLGSCDAELGLTLLARLLNSRNDTVDPCEDFYKYACGSWERKHSSRTTEESLNVFDVLLEENQLILKSLLEGPQFGIRGSAKEKAIQFYRSCMDTQQIESQGIEPLKNLLNQVGGWNITGVGKAKDFNETLQTLMGRYNTFPFFRVHVGPSPFDLKTNIIQIDHPEFEMPPESKFKEKNYLEVLRVYLSYLKKLGGLLGGPQDGPPDSFSLTLSFISNLQQVVTPLQERRQRGMLFFRTTIRELQEKAPAIDWLSCLQAVFHPMPMNLSQPIVVHDMDYLKGMSQLIEQWQKERVLHIYMIVCLVGTLSPALDSRFQDARLDLSKILYGKMGSRMIPAERWRKCLTDTSSFFEPVLAQMIVQEIFPQQTKELAEQMFSEIQDALYGQLDHFEWMDEQTRQEAKVLVSKLQVEIGYPAHILQTAKVNLEYQNLEINEDSFFLNVVACLKVLRENSYLKLLQHHSQDNWHVSPWTVHSYYSIRHNMVVFPAGMFRSPFFHMEFPSAVNFGAIGFFMAHELLHVFYGYVLPGGCPTCNGSALQKSIDCLVEQYESYDFKVNGTFTLLENTADTGGLAIAYQAYKNWLKKHKEEKDLPKTGLSRDQLFYLSFAHAMCGHQDPEKLELSLNTDPHSPLPLRVCGPVSNSQDFAKHFHCSSGSPMNPENKCHIW from the exons ATGAGGACTCTTCCAGAG aCCTGTGACCAGGAGCTGAGAACAGGTGCAAAGAAAGAACAATGCCTTCAGGGGAAAAGCCTACTTCTGTGTACACTTCTCAGTACTCTCCTTGGCTTTACACTGCTTATCACCTACATCATGATGACTTGTGGTCTAG GATCCTGTGATGCCGAGCTGGGTCTTACACTATTGGCCAGACTCCTGAATTCTAGGAATGACACTGTAGACCCCTGTGAGGATTTCTACAAATATGCCTGTGGCAGCTGGGAACGCAAACACTCAAGCAGAACCACAGAAGAATCACTAAATGTATTTGATGTGTTGTTGGAAGAAAACCAGTTGATCCTGAAAAGCCTTTTAG AGGGCCCACAGTTTGGGATAAGAGGCTCAGCTAAGGAGAAGGCAATCCAGTTTTATCGCTCCTGCATGGATACCCAACAGATAGAATCTCAAGGGATTGAACCACTGAAGAACCTCCTAAATCAG GTTGGTGGATGGAATATCACAGGTGTGgggaaagcaaaagattttaatgaaactcTTCAAACTCTCATGGGCAGATACAAcacctttccctttttcagaGTCCATGTGGGACCTAGTCCTTTTGACCTCAAGACCAATATTATTCAG ATTGACCATCCTGAGTTTGAGATGCCACCTGAGAGtaaattcaaagagaaaaattatcttGAG GTTCTCCGTGTGTATCTCTCATATTTGAAGAAGCTGGGGGGCCTACTTGGAGGGCCACAGGATGGTCCCCCTGATTCCTTTTCCCTTACCTTGTCCTTCATCTCCAACCTCCAGCAAGTTGTCACCCCACTGCAGGAAAGACGGCAGAGGGGAATGCTGTTCTTTCGCACTACCATTAGGGAGCTACAG GAAAAGGCACCTGCTATTGACTGGCTGTCATGTCTCCAGGCTGTTTTCCATCCTATGCCAATGAACCTCTCTCAGCCAATTGTAGTGCATGACATGGATTACTTAAAAGGCATGTCACAGCTCATCGAACAATGGCAGAAGGAAAG GGTCCTTCACATTTATATGATTGTTTGTCTGGTTGGGACTCTCTCCCCAGCCCTTGACAGTCGATTCCAAGATGCACGCCTGGACCTATCTAAGATTCTGTATGGAAAAATGGGATCTAGAATG ATCCCAGCTGAGCGCTGGAGGAAGTGCTTGACTGATACCAGTTCTTTCTTTGAGCCAGTTCTAGCGCAGATGATTGTGCAAGAAATTTTCCCTCAGCAGACCAAGGAACTA GCTGAGCAGATGTTCTCTGAGATCCAAGATGCCCTCTATGGCCAACTGGATCATTTTGAGTGGATGGATGAACAGACTCGCCAAGAGGCTAAAGTCTTG GTTTCCAAACTACAAGTAGAGATCGGCTATCCAGCTCACATACTCCAGACTGCCAAAGTGAACCTGGAATATCAGAAT TTGGAGATAAATGAAGACAGTTTTTTCCTCAATGTGGTGGCTTGCTTGAAAGTACTGAGGGAAAATTCCTACTTGAAACTCCTTCAACATCACTCACAGGATAA cTGGCATGTGTCCCCCTGGACTGTGCATTCATACTACTCAATAAGGCACAACATGGTGGTCTTTCCTGCTGGAATGTTCCGCAGCCCTTTTTTCCACATGGAGTTTCCCAG tgctgtgaacTTTGGAGCCATCGGGTTCTTCATGGCGCATGAACTTCTTCACGTATTCTATGGTTATG tgcTGCCTGGAGGATGCCCTACATGCAACGGGAGTGCACTACAGAAGTCTATAGACTGCTTGGTTGAACAGTATGAAAGCTATGACTTTAAGGTCAATGGTACTTTTACACTCTTGGAGAATACAGCTGACACTGGAGGGCTCGCCATTGCTTACCAG gCCTATAAGAATTGgctgaaaaagcacaaagaagaGAAGGATTTACCTAAGACTGGACTTTCACGTGACCAGCTTTTCTACCTCAGTTTTGCTCAT gCAATGTGTGGACACCAGGATCCTGAGAAACTAGAGTTGTCTCTGAACACAGATCCGCACAGTCCCTTGCCACTTCGTGTCTGTGGGCCTGTCAGCAATAGCCAGGACTTTGCTAAGCACTTCCACTGTTCCAGTGGATCGCCAATGAATCCAGAAAACAAGTGCCACATCTGGTAA
- the KEL gene encoding kell blood group glycoprotein isoform X1, whose translation MRTLPETCDQELRTGAKKEQCLQGKSLLLCTLLSTLLGFTLLITYIMMTCGLGSCDAELGLTLLARLLNSRNDTVDPCEDFYKYACGSWERKHSSRTTEESLNVFDVLLEENQLILKSLLEGPQFGIRGSAKEKAIQFYRSCMDTQQIESQGIEPLKNLLNQVGGWNITGVGKAKDFNETLQTLMGRYNTFPFFRVHVGPSPFDLKTNIIQIDHPEFEMPPESKFKEKNYLEVLRVYLSYLKKLGGLLGGPQDGPPDSFSLTLSFISNLQQVVTPLQERRQRGMLFFRTTIRELQEKAPAIDWLSCLQAVFHPMPMNLSQPIVVHDMDYLKGMSQLIEQWQKERVLHIYMIVCLVGTLSPALDSRFQDARLDLSKILYGKMGSRMIPAERWRKCLTDTSSFFEPVLAQMIVQEIFPQQTKELAEQMFSEIQDALYGQLDHFEWMDEQTRQEAKVLVSKLQVEIGYPAHILQTAKVNLEYQNLEINEDSFFLNVVACLKVLRENSYLKLLQHHSQDNWHVSPWTVHSYYSIRHNMVVFPAGMFRSPFFHMEFPSAVNFGAIGFFMAHELLHVFYGYVLPGGCPTCNGSALQKSIDCLVEQYESYDFKVNGTFTLLENTADTGGLAIAYQAYKNWLKKHKEEKDLPKTGLSRDQLFYLSFAHVMNSRLVICLSHSPLSSTLLQFVFLNIQSLFPLFTELGMTDVSERSRILFRKLKFIYRAPNLLWISKAMCGHQDPEKLELSLNTDPHSPLPLRVCGPVSNSQDFAKHFHCSSGSPMNPENKCHIW comes from the exons ATGAGGACTCTTCCAGAG aCCTGTGACCAGGAGCTGAGAACAGGTGCAAAGAAAGAACAATGCCTTCAGGGGAAAAGCCTACTTCTGTGTACACTTCTCAGTACTCTCCTTGGCTTTACACTGCTTATCACCTACATCATGATGACTTGTGGTCTAG GATCCTGTGATGCCGAGCTGGGTCTTACACTATTGGCCAGACTCCTGAATTCTAGGAATGACACTGTAGACCCCTGTGAGGATTTCTACAAATATGCCTGTGGCAGCTGGGAACGCAAACACTCAAGCAGAACCACAGAAGAATCACTAAATGTATTTGATGTGTTGTTGGAAGAAAACCAGTTGATCCTGAAAAGCCTTTTAG AGGGCCCACAGTTTGGGATAAGAGGCTCAGCTAAGGAGAAGGCAATCCAGTTTTATCGCTCCTGCATGGATACCCAACAGATAGAATCTCAAGGGATTGAACCACTGAAGAACCTCCTAAATCAG GTTGGTGGATGGAATATCACAGGTGTGgggaaagcaaaagattttaatgaaactcTTCAAACTCTCATGGGCAGATACAAcacctttccctttttcagaGTCCATGTGGGACCTAGTCCTTTTGACCTCAAGACCAATATTATTCAG ATTGACCATCCTGAGTTTGAGATGCCACCTGAGAGtaaattcaaagagaaaaattatcttGAG GTTCTCCGTGTGTATCTCTCATATTTGAAGAAGCTGGGGGGCCTACTTGGAGGGCCACAGGATGGTCCCCCTGATTCCTTTTCCCTTACCTTGTCCTTCATCTCCAACCTCCAGCAAGTTGTCACCCCACTGCAGGAAAGACGGCAGAGGGGAATGCTGTTCTTTCGCACTACCATTAGGGAGCTACAG GAAAAGGCACCTGCTATTGACTGGCTGTCATGTCTCCAGGCTGTTTTCCATCCTATGCCAATGAACCTCTCTCAGCCAATTGTAGTGCATGACATGGATTACTTAAAAGGCATGTCACAGCTCATCGAACAATGGCAGAAGGAAAG GGTCCTTCACATTTATATGATTGTTTGTCTGGTTGGGACTCTCTCCCCAGCCCTTGACAGTCGATTCCAAGATGCACGCCTGGACCTATCTAAGATTCTGTATGGAAAAATGGGATCTAGAATG ATCCCAGCTGAGCGCTGGAGGAAGTGCTTGACTGATACCAGTTCTTTCTTTGAGCCAGTTCTAGCGCAGATGATTGTGCAAGAAATTTTCCCTCAGCAGACCAAGGAACTA GCTGAGCAGATGTTCTCTGAGATCCAAGATGCCCTCTATGGCCAACTGGATCATTTTGAGTGGATGGATGAACAGACTCGCCAAGAGGCTAAAGTCTTG GTTTCCAAACTACAAGTAGAGATCGGCTATCCAGCTCACATACTCCAGACTGCCAAAGTGAACCTGGAATATCAGAAT TTGGAGATAAATGAAGACAGTTTTTTCCTCAATGTGGTGGCTTGCTTGAAAGTACTGAGGGAAAATTCCTACTTGAAACTCCTTCAACATCACTCACAGGATAA cTGGCATGTGTCCCCCTGGACTGTGCATTCATACTACTCAATAAGGCACAACATGGTGGTCTTTCCTGCTGGAATGTTCCGCAGCCCTTTTTTCCACATGGAGTTTCCCAG tgctgtgaacTTTGGAGCCATCGGGTTCTTCATGGCGCATGAACTTCTTCACGTATTCTATGGTTATG tgcTGCCTGGAGGATGCCCTACATGCAACGGGAGTGCACTACAGAAGTCTATAGACTGCTTGGTTGAACAGTATGAAAGCTATGACTTTAAGGTCAATGGTACTTTTACACTCTTGGAGAATACAGCTGACACTGGAGGGCTCGCCATTGCTTACCAG gCCTATAAGAATTGgctgaaaaagcacaaagaagaGAAGGATTTACCTAAGACTGGACTTTCACGTGACCAGCTTTTCTACCTCAGTTTTGCTCATGTAATGAATTCTAGGCTAGTCATATGTCTCTCTCACTCTCCATTGTCTTCCACATTATTACAGTTTGTCTTTCTCAATATTCAATCACTTTTCCCCCTCTTCACAGAACTGGGAATGACTGATGTTTCTGAGAGATCCAGAATCTTATTCAGAAAGCTAAAATTCATATATAGGGCCCCTAACCTGTTATGGATCTCAAAG gCAATGTGTGGACACCAGGATCCTGAGAAACTAGAGTTGTCTCTGAACACAGATCCGCACAGTCCCTTGCCACTTCGTGTCTGTGGGCCTGTCAGCAATAGCCAGGACTTTGCTAAGCACTTCCACTGTTCCAGTGGATCGCCAATGAATCCAGAAAACAAGTGCCACATCTGGTAA
- the KEL gene encoding kell blood group glycoprotein isoform X4 — protein MDTQQIESQGIEPLKNLLNQVGGWNITGVGKAKDFNETLQTLMGRYNTFPFFRVHVGPSPFDLKTNIIQIDHPEFEMPPESKFKEKNYLEVLRVYLSYLKKLGGLLGGPQDGPPDSFSLTLSFISNLQQVVTPLQERRQRGMLFFRTTIRELQEKAPAIDWLSCLQAVFHPMPMNLSQPIVVHDMDYLKGMSQLIEQWQKERVLHIYMIVCLVGTLSPALDSRFQDARLDLSKILYGKMGSRMIPAERWRKCLTDTSSFFEPVLAQMIVQEIFPQQTKELAEQMFSEIQDALYGQLDHFEWMDEQTRQEAKVLVSKLQVEIGYPAHILQTAKVNLEYQNLEINEDSFFLNVVACLKVLRENSYLKLLQHHSQDNWHVSPWTVHSYYSIRHNMVVFPAGMFRSPFFHMEFPSAVNFGAIGFFMAHELLHVFYGYVLPGGCPTCNGSALQKSIDCLVEQYESYDFKVNGTFTLLENTADTGGLAIAYQAYKNWLKKHKEEKDLPKTGLSRDQLFYLSFAHVMNSRLVICLSHSPLSSTLLQFVFLNIQSLFPLFTELGMTDVSERSRILFRKLKFIYRAPNLLWISKAMCGHQDPEKLELSLNTDPHSPLPLRVCGPVSNSQDFAKHFHCSSGSPMNPENKCHIW, from the exons ATGGATACCCAACAGATAGAATCTCAAGGGATTGAACCACTGAAGAACCTCCTAAATCAG GTTGGTGGATGGAATATCACAGGTGTGgggaaagcaaaagattttaatgaaactcTTCAAACTCTCATGGGCAGATACAAcacctttccctttttcagaGTCCATGTGGGACCTAGTCCTTTTGACCTCAAGACCAATATTATTCAG ATTGACCATCCTGAGTTTGAGATGCCACCTGAGAGtaaattcaaagagaaaaattatcttGAG GTTCTCCGTGTGTATCTCTCATATTTGAAGAAGCTGGGGGGCCTACTTGGAGGGCCACAGGATGGTCCCCCTGATTCCTTTTCCCTTACCTTGTCCTTCATCTCCAACCTCCAGCAAGTTGTCACCCCACTGCAGGAAAGACGGCAGAGGGGAATGCTGTTCTTTCGCACTACCATTAGGGAGCTACAG GAAAAGGCACCTGCTATTGACTGGCTGTCATGTCTCCAGGCTGTTTTCCATCCTATGCCAATGAACCTCTCTCAGCCAATTGTAGTGCATGACATGGATTACTTAAAAGGCATGTCACAGCTCATCGAACAATGGCAGAAGGAAAG GGTCCTTCACATTTATATGATTGTTTGTCTGGTTGGGACTCTCTCCCCAGCCCTTGACAGTCGATTCCAAGATGCACGCCTGGACCTATCTAAGATTCTGTATGGAAAAATGGGATCTAGAATG ATCCCAGCTGAGCGCTGGAGGAAGTGCTTGACTGATACCAGTTCTTTCTTTGAGCCAGTTCTAGCGCAGATGATTGTGCAAGAAATTTTCCCTCAGCAGACCAAGGAACTA GCTGAGCAGATGTTCTCTGAGATCCAAGATGCCCTCTATGGCCAACTGGATCATTTTGAGTGGATGGATGAACAGACTCGCCAAGAGGCTAAAGTCTTG GTTTCCAAACTACAAGTAGAGATCGGCTATCCAGCTCACATACTCCAGACTGCCAAAGTGAACCTGGAATATCAGAAT TTGGAGATAAATGAAGACAGTTTTTTCCTCAATGTGGTGGCTTGCTTGAAAGTACTGAGGGAAAATTCCTACTTGAAACTCCTTCAACATCACTCACAGGATAA cTGGCATGTGTCCCCCTGGACTGTGCATTCATACTACTCAATAAGGCACAACATGGTGGTCTTTCCTGCTGGAATGTTCCGCAGCCCTTTTTTCCACATGGAGTTTCCCAG tgctgtgaacTTTGGAGCCATCGGGTTCTTCATGGCGCATGAACTTCTTCACGTATTCTATGGTTATG tgcTGCCTGGAGGATGCCCTACATGCAACGGGAGTGCACTACAGAAGTCTATAGACTGCTTGGTTGAACAGTATGAAAGCTATGACTTTAAGGTCAATGGTACTTTTACACTCTTGGAGAATACAGCTGACACTGGAGGGCTCGCCATTGCTTACCAG gCCTATAAGAATTGgctgaaaaagcacaaagaagaGAAGGATTTACCTAAGACTGGACTTTCACGTGACCAGCTTTTCTACCTCAGTTTTGCTCATGTAATGAATTCTAGGCTAGTCATATGTCTCTCTCACTCTCCATTGTCTTCCACATTATTACAGTTTGTCTTTCTCAATATTCAATCACTTTTCCCCCTCTTCACAGAACTGGGAATGACTGATGTTTCTGAGAGATCCAGAATCTTATTCAGAAAGCTAAAATTCATATATAGGGCCCCTAACCTGTTATGGATCTCAAAG gCAATGTGTGGACACCAGGATCCTGAGAAACTAGAGTTGTCTCTGAACACAGATCCGCACAGTCCCTTGCCACTTCGTGTCTGTGGGCCTGTCAGCAATAGCCAGGACTTTGCTAAGCACTTCCACTGTTCCAGTGGATCGCCAATGAATCCAGAAAACAAGTGCCACATCTGGTAA
- the KEL gene encoding kell blood group glycoprotein isoform X3 → MRTLPETCDQELRTGAKKEQCLQGKSLLLCTLLSTLLGFTLLITYIMMTCGLGSCDAELGLTLLARLLNSRNDTVDPCEDFYKYACGSWERKHSSRTTEESLNVFDVLLEENQLILKSLLEGPQFGIRGSAKEKAIQFYRSCMDTQQIESQGIEPLKNLLNQVGGWNITGVGKAKDFNETLQTLMGRYNTFPFFRVHVGPSPFDLKTNIIQIDHPEFEMPPESKFKEKNYLEVLRVYLSYLKKLGGLLGGPQDGPPDSFSLTLSFISNLQQVVTPLQERRQRGMLFFRTTIRELQEKAPAIDWLSCLQAVFHPMPMNLSQPIVVHDMDYLKGMSQLIEQWQKERVLHIYMIVCLVGTLSPALDSRFQDARLDLSKILYGKMGSRMIPAERWRKCLTDTSSFFEPVLAQMIVQEIFPQQTKELAEQMFSEIQDALYGQLDHFEWMDEQTRQEAKVLVSKLQVEIGYPAHILQTAKVNLEYQNLEINEDSFFLNVVACLKVLRENSYLKLLQHHSQDNWHVSPWTVHSYYSIRHNMVVFPAGMFRSPFFHMEFPSAVNFGAIGFFMAHELLHVFYGYVLPGGCPTCNGSALQKSIDCLVEQYESYDFKVNGTFTLLENTADTGGLAIAYQAYKNWLKKHKEEKDLPKTGLSRDQLFYLSFAHNWE, encoded by the exons ATGAGGACTCTTCCAGAG aCCTGTGACCAGGAGCTGAGAACAGGTGCAAAGAAAGAACAATGCCTTCAGGGGAAAAGCCTACTTCTGTGTACACTTCTCAGTACTCTCCTTGGCTTTACACTGCTTATCACCTACATCATGATGACTTGTGGTCTAG GATCCTGTGATGCCGAGCTGGGTCTTACACTATTGGCCAGACTCCTGAATTCTAGGAATGACACTGTAGACCCCTGTGAGGATTTCTACAAATATGCCTGTGGCAGCTGGGAACGCAAACACTCAAGCAGAACCACAGAAGAATCACTAAATGTATTTGATGTGTTGTTGGAAGAAAACCAGTTGATCCTGAAAAGCCTTTTAG AGGGCCCACAGTTTGGGATAAGAGGCTCAGCTAAGGAGAAGGCAATCCAGTTTTATCGCTCCTGCATGGATACCCAACAGATAGAATCTCAAGGGATTGAACCACTGAAGAACCTCCTAAATCAG GTTGGTGGATGGAATATCACAGGTGTGgggaaagcaaaagattttaatgaaactcTTCAAACTCTCATGGGCAGATACAAcacctttccctttttcagaGTCCATGTGGGACCTAGTCCTTTTGACCTCAAGACCAATATTATTCAG ATTGACCATCCTGAGTTTGAGATGCCACCTGAGAGtaaattcaaagagaaaaattatcttGAG GTTCTCCGTGTGTATCTCTCATATTTGAAGAAGCTGGGGGGCCTACTTGGAGGGCCACAGGATGGTCCCCCTGATTCCTTTTCCCTTACCTTGTCCTTCATCTCCAACCTCCAGCAAGTTGTCACCCCACTGCAGGAAAGACGGCAGAGGGGAATGCTGTTCTTTCGCACTACCATTAGGGAGCTACAG GAAAAGGCACCTGCTATTGACTGGCTGTCATGTCTCCAGGCTGTTTTCCATCCTATGCCAATGAACCTCTCTCAGCCAATTGTAGTGCATGACATGGATTACTTAAAAGGCATGTCACAGCTCATCGAACAATGGCAGAAGGAAAG GGTCCTTCACATTTATATGATTGTTTGTCTGGTTGGGACTCTCTCCCCAGCCCTTGACAGTCGATTCCAAGATGCACGCCTGGACCTATCTAAGATTCTGTATGGAAAAATGGGATCTAGAATG ATCCCAGCTGAGCGCTGGAGGAAGTGCTTGACTGATACCAGTTCTTTCTTTGAGCCAGTTCTAGCGCAGATGATTGTGCAAGAAATTTTCCCTCAGCAGACCAAGGAACTA GCTGAGCAGATGTTCTCTGAGATCCAAGATGCCCTCTATGGCCAACTGGATCATTTTGAGTGGATGGATGAACAGACTCGCCAAGAGGCTAAAGTCTTG GTTTCCAAACTACAAGTAGAGATCGGCTATCCAGCTCACATACTCCAGACTGCCAAAGTGAACCTGGAATATCAGAAT TTGGAGATAAATGAAGACAGTTTTTTCCTCAATGTGGTGGCTTGCTTGAAAGTACTGAGGGAAAATTCCTACTTGAAACTCCTTCAACATCACTCACAGGATAA cTGGCATGTGTCCCCCTGGACTGTGCATTCATACTACTCAATAAGGCACAACATGGTGGTCTTTCCTGCTGGAATGTTCCGCAGCCCTTTTTTCCACATGGAGTTTCCCAG tgctgtgaacTTTGGAGCCATCGGGTTCTTCATGGCGCATGAACTTCTTCACGTATTCTATGGTTATG tgcTGCCTGGAGGATGCCCTACATGCAACGGGAGTGCACTACAGAAGTCTATAGACTGCTTGGTTGAACAGTATGAAAGCTATGACTTTAAGGTCAATGGTACTTTTACACTCTTGGAGAATACAGCTGACACTGGAGGGCTCGCCATTGCTTACCAG gCCTATAAGAATTGgctgaaaaagcacaaagaagaGAAGGATTTACCTAAGACTGGACTTTCACGTGACCAGCTTTTCTACCTCAGTTTTGCTCAT AACTGGGAATGA
- the KEL gene encoding kell blood group glycoprotein isoform X5 codes for MRTLPETCDQELRTGAKKEQCLQGKSLLLCTLLSTLLGFTLLITYIMMTCGLGSCDAELGLTLLARLLNSRNDTVDPCEDFYKYACGSWERKHSSRTTEESLNVFDVLLEENQLILKSLLEGPQFGIRGSAKEKAIQFYRSCMDTQQIESQGIEPLKNLLNQVGGWNITGVGKAKDFNETLQTLMGRYNTFPFFRVHVGPSPFDLKTNIIQIDHPEFEMPPESKFKEKNYLEVLRVYLSYLKKLGGLLGGPQDGPPDSFSLTLSFISNLQQVVTPLQERRQRGMLFFRTTIRELQEKAPAIDWLSCLQAVFHPMPMNLSQPIVVHDMDYLKGMSQLIEQWQKERVLHIYMIVCLVGTLSPALDSRFQDARLDLSKILYGKMGSRMIPAERWRKCLTDTSSFFEPVLAQMIVQEIFPQQTKELAEQMFSEIQDALYGQLDHFEWMDEQTRQEAKVLVSKLQVEIGYPAHILQTAKVNLEYQNLEINEDSFFLNVVACLKVLRENSYLKLLQHHSQDNWHVSPWTVHSYYSIRHNMVVFPAGMFRSPFFHMEFPRYEGAAKVEAEGSPLTAPCFQEES; via the exons ATGAGGACTCTTCCAGAG aCCTGTGACCAGGAGCTGAGAACAGGTGCAAAGAAAGAACAATGCCTTCAGGGGAAAAGCCTACTTCTGTGTACACTTCTCAGTACTCTCCTTGGCTTTACACTGCTTATCACCTACATCATGATGACTTGTGGTCTAG GATCCTGTGATGCCGAGCTGGGTCTTACACTATTGGCCAGACTCCTGAATTCTAGGAATGACACTGTAGACCCCTGTGAGGATTTCTACAAATATGCCTGTGGCAGCTGGGAACGCAAACACTCAAGCAGAACCACAGAAGAATCACTAAATGTATTTGATGTGTTGTTGGAAGAAAACCAGTTGATCCTGAAAAGCCTTTTAG AGGGCCCACAGTTTGGGATAAGAGGCTCAGCTAAGGAGAAGGCAATCCAGTTTTATCGCTCCTGCATGGATACCCAACAGATAGAATCTCAAGGGATTGAACCACTGAAGAACCTCCTAAATCAG GTTGGTGGATGGAATATCACAGGTGTGgggaaagcaaaagattttaatgaaactcTTCAAACTCTCATGGGCAGATACAAcacctttccctttttcagaGTCCATGTGGGACCTAGTCCTTTTGACCTCAAGACCAATATTATTCAG ATTGACCATCCTGAGTTTGAGATGCCACCTGAGAGtaaattcaaagagaaaaattatcttGAG GTTCTCCGTGTGTATCTCTCATATTTGAAGAAGCTGGGGGGCCTACTTGGAGGGCCACAGGATGGTCCCCCTGATTCCTTTTCCCTTACCTTGTCCTTCATCTCCAACCTCCAGCAAGTTGTCACCCCACTGCAGGAAAGACGGCAGAGGGGAATGCTGTTCTTTCGCACTACCATTAGGGAGCTACAG GAAAAGGCACCTGCTATTGACTGGCTGTCATGTCTCCAGGCTGTTTTCCATCCTATGCCAATGAACCTCTCTCAGCCAATTGTAGTGCATGACATGGATTACTTAAAAGGCATGTCACAGCTCATCGAACAATGGCAGAAGGAAAG GGTCCTTCACATTTATATGATTGTTTGTCTGGTTGGGACTCTCTCCCCAGCCCTTGACAGTCGATTCCAAGATGCACGCCTGGACCTATCTAAGATTCTGTATGGAAAAATGGGATCTAGAATG ATCCCAGCTGAGCGCTGGAGGAAGTGCTTGACTGATACCAGTTCTTTCTTTGAGCCAGTTCTAGCGCAGATGATTGTGCAAGAAATTTTCCCTCAGCAGACCAAGGAACTA GCTGAGCAGATGTTCTCTGAGATCCAAGATGCCCTCTATGGCCAACTGGATCATTTTGAGTGGATGGATGAACAGACTCGCCAAGAGGCTAAAGTCTTG GTTTCCAAACTACAAGTAGAGATCGGCTATCCAGCTCACATACTCCAGACTGCCAAAGTGAACCTGGAATATCAGAAT TTGGAGATAAATGAAGACAGTTTTTTCCTCAATGTGGTGGCTTGCTTGAAAGTACTGAGGGAAAATTCCTACTTGAAACTCCTTCAACATCACTCACAGGATAA cTGGCATGTGTCCCCCTGGACTGTGCATTCATACTACTCAATAAGGCACAACATGGTGGTCTTTCCTGCTGGAATGTTCCGCAGCCCTTTTTTCCACATGGAGTTTCCCAGGTATGAAGGGGCTGCAAAGGTGGAAGCTGAAGGTAGTCCCTTGACTGCACCATGTTTCCAGGAAGAATCTTAA